In the genome of Clostridia bacterium, one region contains:
- a CDS encoding chorismate pyruvate-lyase family protein, producing the protein MIETKTMIVDKTGRNSMIMPLNSFLMQNGSLSLFQKILLATDGTVTDLLRLYTGEAIKVKKLEQEFTSSGEEEVLICSPKTRILRRNILLNGKNKNYVYAASIYIYELLSSGIQAKLAETDMPIGLLWKEEKLDTYREIIGYWTEPCEALAHYFDILPQTLLLCRTYLVSHRKNVIGKITEKFPITFFKD; encoded by the coding sequence ATGATAGAAACAAAAACCATGATTGTTGATAAAACCGGAAGAAATTCTATGATCATGCCCTTAAACAGCTTTCTTATGCAAAACGGATCATTGAGTCTATTTCAAAAGATTCTTTTAGCCACAGACGGCACAGTTACGGATTTGCTCAGACTTTACACCGGTGAAGCAATCAAAGTAAAAAAACTGGAACAGGAATTCACCAGCAGCGGTGAAGAGGAAGTTTTGATATGTTCCCCTAAAACAAGGATTTTAAGAAGAAACATCCTGCTTAATGGCAAAAATAAAAATTATGTGTATGCCGCATCCATTTATATTTATGAATTACTCTCTTCAGGAATTCAGGCGAAACTAGCCGAAACGGATATGCCTATTGGCCTATTATGGAAAGAAGAAAAACTGGATACCTATCGCGAAATTATCGGTTACTGGACCGAGCCCTGTGAGGCTTTAGCTCATTATTTTGATATTCTGCCACAGACGTTGCTGCTATGCAGAACTTATCTGGTCAGCCACCGTAAAAATGTCATCGGGAAGATTACTGAGAAATTTCCAATTACCTTTTTTAAGGATTAG
- a CDS encoding acyltransferase domain-containing protein — protein MGKQVNHEKEVLLQKSLQAIKILQKKVEELEKRENEPIAIIGMACRFPGNSDTPDKFWEFLKNGGEVSVEVPRERWNYEDYYNADPDVPGKSYAKEASFLSDDVTLFDAGFFGISPSEASEMDPNQRLLLEVSWEALESACVDMNKISDLAAGVYIGFICGDYWSMHRDPKKITPYSFAGMVGNMISGRISYVLGLNGPSLVVDTACSAAAVAIHLACSALRSGECNIALAGGSNLILMPDVFIGLSKLKVLAKDGKCKPFDANGDGYGRGEGVGVVALKRLSEAIKDGDYIHAVIKGSAVNNDGKGRSLASPNVVQQKKLLEKSLENAGLSPDDVGYFEAHGPGTPVGDPIEMEALRSVYGNSKNRKVPLMVGSVKGNINNGEYVGGVSALIKTVLCIKNKAIPPTMRLKSMNPKLNLEKIPAIVPTEFTIWDTGGKKRVCAMNSFGLSGTSVNIIVEEAPEIEAVYNRKTDKHQNSFHILTLSAKGMDALIEKVKTYCDYLDNNKNASIQDICYTSNTGRSHFANRAAFVADNLERLRNDLNSFVSENSNEFTPNRYYLGTVQPKGQIKPVFIFKSKMNGMLKIAKRLYAMHPKFKEILENCDELIKTYLEFSLIEYINSGNSASDLSEPGRSEACLLVVQYSILNFWKCLGIKPGAVFGEKTGELSAACAAGIMSFETAVKVIAQEICKMPGQISFGGSFNTPRIRYLSNLSGKEIDKAVSMDYWKDIFGKTVSHEISLQYLAEKGYNVFINIGDGLKGANDSNSTYKLIDTVSDENTEETFLKAIARVYCMGATIEWNEFEKGNMGRKIPLPTYPFQRKRYWSEAIMPTRPVDYTNESIFGGNKQVEADITSKIDTVNENEKKAVNPELVGKLNSVSLQEGIDVLHEYIEGILSGLLNIAPSEMDIAESFSDMGVDSIMSLVIKNKIESELGLPIDIGILDQGTSIAHLAEVLLRSFSYKTSPKNIAPALRTGITT, from the coding sequence ATGGGAAAACAAGTTAACCACGAGAAAGAAGTATTATTACAAAAATCGCTGCAGGCAATAAAAATTTTACAAAAGAAAGTTGAAGAACTGGAGAAGAGAGAAAATGAACCAATAGCAATTATTGGTATGGCATGCCGTTTCCCAGGTAACAGTGATACCCCGGATAAGTTTTGGGAGTTCTTAAAAAACGGTGGGGAAGTTTCAGTTGAAGTACCTCGTGAAAGATGGAATTATGAAGATTATTATAATGCTGACCCGGATGTGCCTGGGAAATCATATGCTAAAGAAGCGTCTTTCCTAAGTGATGACGTGACACTGTTTGATGCGGGATTTTTTGGGATATCGCCTAGTGAGGCTTCGGAAATGGACCCAAACCAGCGGCTCTTGCTGGAAGTTTCATGGGAAGCACTTGAAAGCGCCTGCGTAGATATGAATAAAATTTCTGACCTTGCAGCGGGTGTATATATAGGTTTTATTTGCGGCGATTACTGGTCAATGCATAGGGATCCCAAAAAGATAACTCCATACTCATTTGCAGGTATGGTAGGGAATATGATATCAGGGAGAATTTCATATGTCCTTGGATTAAACGGGCCTTCATTAGTTGTGGATACTGCATGCTCTGCAGCGGCAGTTGCGATTCACTTGGCTTGTTCTGCTTTAAGAAGCGGTGAATGTAATATTGCATTGGCCGGAGGATCGAATCTGATATTAATGCCTGATGTGTTTATAGGTTTAAGTAAACTAAAGGTGCTGGCGAAGGATGGAAAGTGCAAACCTTTCGATGCAAATGGAGATGGTTACGGCAGAGGAGAGGGCGTAGGCGTTGTCGCTTTAAAAAGATTATCAGAAGCAATAAAAGACGGGGATTATATACATGCTGTTATAAAGGGCAGTGCTGTCAATAATGATGGAAAAGGCAGGAGTCTGGCGTCTCCAAATGTAGTTCAGCAAAAAAAACTTTTGGAAAAATCATTAGAGAACGCAGGACTTTCACCGGATGATGTTGGTTATTTCGAGGCTCACGGACCAGGAACACCTGTGGGCGATCCAATCGAAATGGAGGCATTGAGGTCGGTTTATGGAAACAGCAAAAATCGTAAAGTTCCTCTTATGGTTGGCAGTGTCAAAGGAAATATCAATAATGGGGAGTATGTAGGAGGAGTTTCTGCACTTATCAAAACAGTACTTTGTATAAAGAATAAAGCGATACCACCGACAATGCGTCTAAAATCAATGAATCCTAAACTTAATCTGGAAAAAATACCTGCTATTGTACCTACAGAGTTTACGATATGGGATACGGGCGGTAAAAAAAGAGTTTGTGCCATGAATTCATTTGGATTAAGCGGAACAAGTGTAAACATTATTGTTGAAGAAGCACCTGAGATTGAAGCTGTATATAATCGCAAGACAGATAAGCATCAAAACTCATTTCATATTTTGACATTGTCAGCAAAAGGAATGGATGCTTTAATTGAAAAAGTGAAGACCTATTGCGATTATCTGGACAATAACAAAAATGCTTCAATTCAAGATATTTGCTATACCTCAAATACAGGCAGGTCACATTTTGCTAATAGAGCGGCATTCGTGGCGGATAACCTTGAAAGGCTAAGAAATGATTTAAACAGTTTTGTTTCGGAAAACAGTAATGAATTTACACCAAATAGGTACTATCTTGGAACAGTTCAGCCTAAAGGTCAGATAAAGCCTGTATTCATATTTAAATCAAAGATGAATGGCATGCTGAAAATTGCAAAAAGGTTATATGCAATGCATCCAAAATTTAAAGAAATACTAGAAAACTGTGATGAATTAATTAAGACTTATTTGGAGTTCTCATTAATTGAATATATCAATTCAGGAAACAGTGCAAGTGATTTGTCAGAACCGGGAAGAAGCGAAGCATGTTTACTGGTTGTTCAGTATTCAATACTGAACTTTTGGAAATGCCTGGGTATAAAACCCGGTGCGGTTTTCGGTGAAAAAACTGGTGAATTGTCAGCAGCTTGCGCTGCGGGGATTATGTCATTTGAAACAGCTGTTAAGGTTATTGCGCAGGAAATATGCAAAATGCCTGGTCAAATATCATTCGGTGGAAGCTTTAACACACCCAGAATAAGATATTTATCAAATTTGTCCGGAAAAGAAATTGATAAGGCAGTATCAATGGATTACTGGAAGGATATTTTTGGAAAAACTGTCTCGCATGAAATTAGTTTACAGTATCTTGCTGAGAAAGGATATAATGTTTTTATAAACATAGGGGACGGCTTAAAAGGTGCAAATGATTCTAACAGCACTTACAAACTTATTGATACAGTTTCTGATGAAAATACAGAAGAAACATTTCTAAAAGCAATTGCTAGAGTGTATTGTATGGGAGCAACTATCGAGTGGAATGAGTTTGAAAAAGGAAATATGGGACGTAAGATACCTCTGCCAACTTATCCATTCCAAAGAAAAAGATACTGGAGCGAGGCTATTATGCCAACCCGACCGGTAGACTATACTAACGAAAGCATATTTGGCGGGAATAAGCAAGTTGAAGCGGATATTACTTCAAAAATCGATACAGTCAACGAAAATGAAAAAAAAGCTGTTAATCCTGAGCTGGTTGGTAAACTGAATTCTGTGTCATTACAGGAAGGAATAGATGTATTACATGAATATATCGAAGGAATATTATCAGGACTGCTGAACATTGCTCCTTCGGAAATGGATATTGCAGAGTCCTTTTCGGATATGGGAGTTGATTCAATAATGTCATTAGTCATAAAGAACAAGATTGAGAGTGAACTTGGATTACCAATCGACATCGGAATACTTGACCAGGGTACCAGTATTGCACATTTAGCTGAGGTGCTATTAAGGTCATTTTCATATAAGACTAGCCCGAAGAATATCGCACCAGCTTTAAGAACTGGCATAACTACCTGA
- a CDS encoding nitroreductase family protein — MSSKLSINQNQCINCKICVSTCPAKVFAATDNKVSIQQQKELFCINCGDCISVCPKEAISNSEIAAEDFQKDNINFQPEIFLDFLKFRRSVRSYKSNTLSEYEKNYLEQIASFVPKGGHTQSIRNTGIVIVENNDLIEKITDYTYEYMSELKKKLSSVWMKIPKAFSTSFRDNIDSTIKRIELALSAKEQNINLLTYNSPSLILLHCEKNNPISRENLTVMQYQLMLGAEALNLGTCFLGWVSFAMQSYKVKKSDKLKIIYDLLKIPGGRELSGVFSIGQKTTLYRKPKARGNAEVTVI; from the coding sequence ATGTCCAGCAAATTAAGCATCAATCAAAATCAATGCATAAATTGTAAAATATGTGTCAGTACATGCCCTGCAAAAGTATTTGCAGCAACTGATAACAAAGTTTCAATACAACAGCAAAAAGAACTTTTTTGTATAAATTGTGGTGATTGTATTTCCGTATGCCCTAAGGAAGCAATAAGTAACAGTGAAATAGCAGCAGAAGATTTTCAGAAAGATAATATAAACTTTCAGCCTGAAATTTTTTTAGATTTTTTAAAGTTCAGAAGGTCTGTCAGAAGCTATAAATCTAATACTCTATCAGAATACGAGAAAAACTATCTGGAGCAAATTGCTTCATTTGTACCAAAAGGAGGACACACACAATCTATTAGAAATACAGGCATAGTTATTGTTGAGAACAATGACCTTATAGAGAAAATAACAGACTATACATACGAATATATGAGTGAATTGAAGAAGAAACTCTCCTCTGTATGGATGAAAATTCCAAAAGCATTCAGTACATCCTTCAGAGATAATATCGACAGCACTATAAAACGCATCGAGCTAGCCTTATCGGCAAAAGAACAGAATATTAATCTACTGACGTATAATAGCCCAAGCCTGATATTGCTGCACTGCGAGAAAAACAATCCCATTTCCAGAGAAAATCTCACTGTAATGCAATATCAGTTAATGCTGGGTGCTGAAGCTTTGAATTTAGGGACTTGCTTTTTAGGATGGGTAAGTTTTGCTATGCAGTCCTATAAAGTGAAAAAATCTGATAAGTTAAAAATAATTTACGATCTGCTAAAAATTCCCGGAGGTAGAGAACTTTCAGGAGTATTTTCAATCGGTCAAAAAACAACACTGTATAGGAAACCGAAAGCAAGGGGCAATGCAGAAGTTACAGTTATCTAG